In the Pseudorasbora parva isolate DD20220531a chromosome 23, ASM2467924v1, whole genome shotgun sequence genome, one interval contains:
- the si:ch211-237l4.6 gene encoding LOW QUALITY PROTEIN: uncharacterized protein si:ch211-237l4.6 (The sequence of the model RefSeq protein was modified relative to this genomic sequence to represent the inferred CDS: deleted 2 bases in 1 codon; substituted 1 base at 1 genomic stop codon) — MAFRARSIKALIRNRGNGTEGQRVSTASSDSIRRECDPLAALTRSLXGPSRAQSHGARVSNEAKPSDHWIRRALLCFSTVPSVEVQPGFSPTVSWGYDGEESAARPVYFSHKARVIYRHQMDGNIIDATC; from the exons ATGGCGTTCCGCGCACGCTCAATCAAAGCTTTAATACGCAACCGAGGTAACGGAACAGAGGGGCAG AGAGTCAGTACAGCATCATCAGACAGTATCCGTCGGGAATGCGACCCGCTTGCTGCTCTTACACGATCTCTGTAGGGACCCTCACGAGCACAATCCCATGGAGCCAGAGTTTCAAACGAAGCAAAACCTTCAGATCACTGGATAAGACGCGCACTACTTTGTTTCTCTACAG TGCCATCTGTTGAGGTGCAACCTGGCTTCTCTCCGACAGTCTCCTGGGGTTACGACGGAGAGGAAAGCGCTGCACGTCCCGTCTATTTTTCCCACAAAGCGCGAGTAATTTACCGCCACCAGATGGATGGCAATATTATCGATGCCACCTGCTGA
- the tmem88a gene encoding LOW QUALITY PROTEIN: transmembrane protein 88a (The sequence of the model RefSeq protein was modified relative to this genomic sequence to represent the inferred CDS: inserted 1 base in 1 codon): protein MNGKMSLSRNGTLEKPASLQFPMDRGDPESPHPRLHHTGSISSSTPANVSSSGVVVPPPYSIAGSAVNDSALELRGSLDCWACSVLVTAQNLIIAALNVGLAAFIFGLILLPSLVMVVFGFLCHSTVQRHGTSVYCXDLLDDGGCVALLVVGFLLLAPLLVLALAAYCRMARHLQLGLCFIPYSRAVYKNLPASRHRGLGGCCGQQGAGESEGKGSVWV, encoded by the exons ATGAACGGCAAAATGAGTCTTTCCCGTAATGGTACCTTGGAGAAACCCGCCTCGCTGCAGTTCCCCATGGATAGGGGGGATCCTGAATCACCTCACCCACGTCTCCATCACACTGGTTCCATCTCCTCCAGCACTCCAGCTAATGTGTCCAGCTCAGGTGTTGTGGTTCCTCCTCCATACTCAATAGCAGGCAGTGCAGTGAACGACTCTGCTCTGGAGCTGAGGGGCTCTTTGGACTGTTGGGCCTGTTCCGTTCTGGTTACAGCACAGAATCTGATCATCGCAGCGCTCAACGTAGGTTTGGCTGCATTTATCTTCGGCCTCATCCTCCTGCCGTCGCTCGTCATGGTCGTTTTTGGTTTCCTCTGCCATTCAACG GTTCAGCGCCACGGTACTTCCGTCTACT TCGATCTCTTGGACGATGGAGGTTGTGTGGCTTTGTTGGTGGTGGGGTTCCTGCTGCTGGCTCCGCTCCTGGTTCTGGCTCTGGCCGCTTATTGCAGGATGGCACGCCACCTCCAGCTGGGCCTGTGCTTTATCCCCTACAGCCGTGCCGTCTATAAGAACCTGCCTGCATCACGTCATCGAGGCCTGGGGGGCTGCTGTGGCCAGCAGGGGGCAGGAGAGAGCGAGGGAAAGGGAAGCGTCTGGGTTTGA